The window GTCCACAAGCTCTTTTTTGCGCACATCCACCAGGAAGAGATCAAAGACAACCTTGGCCGGCTGCTCCGCGCTCCATTCCCCTCCTTTGCGTTCCCGCCATTCAAAGACCTGAGGGACCAGCAGAAGATCGGCCGGTACACAGCGCCCTATCCGGGTCCAATACTCCAGTCCGGACATGTCCAGGTCTTCGGCTTCGAACAGGATGATCTCCTGGCACTGGCGCACTACCGAGGGCCCCTGATAGGCGGTGACATCCCGGGCCTCCAGCTCTTGGTCCAAGATTGCATCCAGGGTTTTCAGCACCTCTGGGTCCAGGCGCTCCCTGTCTTCAGGAAGGCATCCGGCCAAGAGCTGCCATGCATGGCAGGGCTTGATGAAGTTGGCCACAGCCAGATCAGTCTGATCCAGATCAGGACCGCCTACCTGCCGTGGACCGCATCCAAGGATGAGAAGCAGTCCGATAGCGACTCCGAGACCGAGTACATATCTGGCGTTCAATCCAAGCTCCCCTTTGTGCTGAATACCGTTGCATGTTCGTGGCGCAGGGCCTGCCGCAGGCACAGCCCAACCCCCTTGAAGGCCGCTTCCAAAAGGTGATGTCCGTTGCGTCCGTAAGCAAAATTGATGTGTATGTTCATCCCGGCCCGAAAGGCGAGGGACTTGAAAAACTCCCGCCAGACATCCTTTTCCTGGCCGAAGAGCACGGCCGGAACCACCTGATCCGAATAGACCAGATAGGGGCGTCCGGACAGGTCGACAACCGCTTCCACCAAGGCCTCATCCATGGGGACCCTGGCCCAGCCAATCCGGGCCAGGCCTGCCTTGTCCCCGACCGCCTCCTGCAGGGCCTGGCCCAGGCAGAGTCCGATATCTTCCAGGCTGTGGTGGGCGTCCACCTCCAGATCACCCTGGCAGGTGAGCTCCAGATCCATTCCGGCCCAGAAGGCCATCAGGGTCATCATGTGATCTGCATATCCCATGCCGGTATCAACCTGTATCTGCCCCTCTCCAGGGATTTTTAGGCCGACCCGGATGCTGGTTTCCTTGGTCCTCCGCTCAAGCCGCGCCGTCATCTGAGGCATGGGCCGTCTCCTTGGCCTCGTCGTTTCGTTGTCTGCCTACAAAAACCGCAATCCATATCCCCAGCTCATACAGGAGAATAAGCGGTCCGGCCATAAAGGTCTGGGTGAAGATATCCGGGGGGGTCAAAAAGGCTGAAACCAAAAAGCCGCACAGGATTGCATACTTGCGCTTCGCCCGCAGCCAGGCCGGGGTAACCAGGCCCAGTCTGGCCAGGAAGAATATGACCAGGGGCAGCTCAAACACAATGCCGAAGGCTATGAGCAGACGGAGGGCAAAGGAAAAGCCTTCCTTCATAGTAATCATGGGGCTGATGAATACATCCGCGAACCCCATGAAGAACTTGTAGGCAAAGGGAAAGACGATGAAGTACCCGAACAGGCTGCCGACTACAAACAGCAGGGCCGAGCAGAAGGAAATGGGCAGGATGTATTTCCGCTCATGGGCGTACAGCCCCGGGCGGACGAAGAGCCATACCTGGTGGAAGATATACGGGCTGGTCACAAAGACCCCGGCCACAAAAGCCACCTTGATATAGGTAAAAAACGCCTCGTGCGGGGCGGTATAGATCATGGAGCTTTCATCCGGCAAGGCCCGGAACAAGGGGAGCATAAGCCAGTCGAACAGGGTCTTGGAGAATGCATAACAGGCCAGCATTCCAGCAAATGCCGCAATCAGGGCCCGGATCAGCCGCTTCCGCAGCTCGTCCAGGTGCTCCAGAAACCCCATTTCCCCCAGGCCGGAGCCTTGGTCCTGAGTCTCCTGTCCCTCCGTATCAGCCATTGTGCGTACTCCGGGTCTCCTCCGCCCGGTCCGGCCCCTGTCCAGTCCCCGCAGCGGACCGGTCCTGGGCTGCGTCCGTTTCCCGGCCGGTTGGCCTCTCCTCGTCCCCCTGGGTCCCTTCCCCGGTCATCCCCTGCTGCGAAGATGAATCCGCGCTTTCCTGGCCGGCGCCGGCTTTGTCCGTTCCGGTCTTGGCCTGACTGCTCTGTTCCATGTCCGCCAGCTGGGACTCAAAATCAATGGTCCGTTTCACATCAGAGCTCATGCGCCGAAACTCGGCCATGCCCTTGCCCAGGGCCCGAGCCACGTCCGGCAGCTTGGAGGGGCCGATGACCAGCAGGGCCACTACCAGGATGAGCAGGACTTCCGTGGTACCAATTCCAAACATGGCATTTTCCTTTTGATCAGGCCGTCATCCGTGACTCGGGATCAAGCCCCGGCATATATCGGCCACTGGAGCCGAATCCCGACAGTGGCCCTACTCCCATTCAATAGTGCTCGGGGGCTTGGAGGAGATATCCAGAACTACCCGATTGACCCCTTTGACCTCATTGATGATCCGGTTGGAGATCCGGGCCAGGAGGTCGTCTGGCAGCCTGGCCCAGTCCGCGGTCATAGCATCCTTGCTCTCCACCGCCCGCAGGGCGATCACATGCTCATAGGTCCGCTCGTCTCCCATCACGCCCACTGTCTTCAACGGAAGGAGCACGGCAAACCCCTGCCATATCTTAAAATACCACCCAGAAGCCATGAGCTCGTGCTGCACGATCTTGTCCGCCCGACGCAGGATCTCCAGCCGTTGCGGGGTGATCTCTCCAATCACCCGGATGGCCAGCCCCGGTCCGGGAAACGGATGCCTCCAGACCAGAAAATCCGGCAGGCCCAGCTCCATGGCCACCTTGCGCACTTCATCCTTGAACAGCTCCCGCAGGGGTTCAATGAGCTCAAGATTCATCTTTTCCGGCAGCCCGCCCACATTGTGGTGGCTCTTGATCACGGCTGACGGCCCCTTAAAGGACACGCTTTCGATCACGTCCGGATACAAGGTGCCCTGGGCCAGGAAGCGAACCCCTGGAATGGACGTGGCTTCCTGTTCAAAGACCTCGATAAAGGTGTTTCCGATGATCTTGCGCTTTTCCTCCGGGTCGTGCACCCCATGCAGGCGGCTGAGAAAGATGTCCTGGGCCTGAACGTAACGCAGGTTGAGGTCGAAGTACTTGCGCAGGTACTGGACCACCTCCTCCCCTTCGTCGGCCCGGAGCAAACCGTTGTCCACAAAGATGCAGTGCAGCTGCTTGCCGATTGCCTGGTGCAAAAGAGCGGCCACCACCGTGGAATCGATCCCCCCGCTCAGGCCGCAGACCACCTGGCTGGAACCCACCTGTGCCGGGACCTCGTCCAGAACGGACTGGACAAAGGAGGCCATGGTCCAGCTCGGCTTGGCCTGAACAATCTCAAACAGGAAGTTGCGCAGGATCTGATCTCCGTCCTCGGTATGGGCCACTTCCGGATGAAACTGCAAGGCGTACAGTTTACGGTCCGGGTCGGCCATGGCCGCGATCTCCACCTGATCGGTCCGGGCCAGGACAGTAAACCCGTCCGGCGGACGTATGACCCTGTCTCCGTGGGACATCCACACCGTCAGCCCGTCATCGCGCATGTTGGTCCACACTGCATTACGGGCCAGCAGACTGAGCTCGGCCCGGCCGTACTCCCGGTTCTGGGCCGGAACCACGTCCCCGCCCAGGGCCTTGGCCATGAGCTGCATGCCGTAGCAGATCCCGAGGATGGGAATTCCCAGGGAAAAAATCTCCGCATCAACCCCCGGGGAGTCCGGGTCGCACACACTGGCCGGACCTCCGGAAAGAACGATGCCAGTGGGCTGAAGAGCCCGAATCTCCTGCACAGGCAATGTATAGGGCTGGATTTCGGAATACACCCCGGCCTCCCGGATGCGGCGGGCGATCAGCTGGGTGTACTGGGAACCGAAATCCAGGATGAGAACCGTTTCTTCAGGATGCATTGCGCGCTCCGAGTTCAGAATTCAAGGTTCGCATAACCTGCGGCGGGCCCGCAGGCATTTGCTAGTAGCTTTCTATCTGATAGTTGGGGGATTCCTTGGTGATGATCACATCGTGGACATGGCTTTCCTTGTATCCGGCCGCAGAGATCTGGATGAACTCGCTGTCCTCCTTGAGCTCCTGGATAGAGGCGCAGCCCACATAGCCCATGCCGGAGCGGAGCCCCCCGACCAGCTGATACAGGGTCTCTTTGACCTTGCCCTTGTACGGAACCCGGCCCACAATGCCTTCCGGCACATACTTGTTGCTCTGCTGCTGAAAATACCGCTCGCTGCTGCCTTCCTTCATCGCGTCTATGGAGCCCATCCCCCGGTAGAT is drawn from Desulfovermiculus halophilus DSM 18834 and contains these coding sequences:
- the hisB gene encoding imidazoleglycerol-phosphate dehydratase HisB encodes the protein MPQMTARLERRTKETSIRVGLKIPGEGQIQVDTGMGYADHMMTLMAFWAGMDLELTCQGDLEVDAHHSLEDIGLCLGQALQEAVGDKAGLARIGWARVPMDEALVEAVVDLSGRPYLVYSDQVVPAVLFGQEKDVWREFFKSLAFRAGMNIHINFAYGRNGHHLLEAAFKGVGLCLRQALRHEHATVFSTKGSLD
- the tatC gene encoding twin-arginine translocase subunit TatC: MGFLEHLDELRKRLIRALIAAFAGMLACYAFSKTLFDWLMLPLFRALPDESSMIYTAPHEAFFTYIKVAFVAGVFVTSPYIFHQVWLFVRPGLYAHERKYILPISFCSALLFVVGSLFGYFIVFPFAYKFFMGFADVFISPMITMKEGFSFALRLLIAFGIVFELPLVIFFLARLGLVTPAWLRAKRKYAILCGFLVSAFLTPPDIFTQTFMAGPLILLYELGIWIAVFVGRQRNDEAKETAHASDDGAA
- the tatB gene encoding Sec-independent protein translocase protein TatB; this translates as MFGIGTTEVLLILVVALLVIGPSKLPDVARALGKGMAEFRRMSSDVKRTIDFESQLADMEQSSQAKTGTDKAGAGQESADSSSQQGMTGEGTQGDEERPTGRETDAAQDRSAAGTGQGPDRAEETRSTHNG
- the guaA gene encoding glutamine-hydrolyzing GMP synthase — encoded protein: MHPEETVLILDFGSQYTQLIARRIREAGVYSEIQPYTLPVQEIRALQPTGIVLSGGPASVCDPDSPGVDAEIFSLGIPILGICYGMQLMAKALGGDVVPAQNREYGRAELSLLARNAVWTNMRDDGLTVWMSHGDRVIRPPDGFTVLARTDQVEIAAMADPDRKLYALQFHPEVAHTEDGDQILRNFLFEIVQAKPSWTMASFVQSVLDEVPAQVGSSQVVCGLSGGIDSTVVAALLHQAIGKQLHCIFVDNGLLRADEGEEVVQYLRKYFDLNLRYVQAQDIFLSRLHGVHDPEEKRKIIGNTFIEVFEQEATSIPGVRFLAQGTLYPDVIESVSFKGPSAVIKSHHNVGGLPEKMNLELIEPLRELFKDEVRKVAMELGLPDFLVWRHPFPGPGLAIRVIGEITPQRLEILRRADKIVQHELMASGWYFKIWQGFAVLLPLKTVGVMGDERTYEHVIALRAVESKDAMTADWARLPDDLLARISNRIINEVKGVNRVVLDISSKPPSTIEWE